The following nucleotide sequence is from Sander vitreus isolate 19-12246 unplaced genomic scaffold, sanVit1 ctg357_0, whole genome shotgun sequence.
TTGGCGACGCACTCTCTGGACAAggtgagacacacaaacacttgacTTAATGTTGGACATAAGAATAATTAGTAGAATTCAGTTATTTTCacgtattcatttatttatgtacatatatctgtgtgtgtgtgtgtgtgtgtatgtatgtgtgcatgtgtgtgtgcgtgtgtgtgtctgtgtgtgtgtgtgcatgtgtctgtgtgtatgtatgtgtgcgtgtgtgcgcctgtgtgtgtctgtatgtatgtgtgtttgtgtgtgtgtgtgtgcgtgtatgtgtgtgtgtgcgtatgtgtgtgtgtgcgtgtgtgtgtctgtgtgtgtgtgtgtgcatgtgtctgtgtgtatgtatgtgtgcgtgtgtgtgtctgtgagtatgtatatgtgtgtgtgtctgtgtgtgtgtgtgtgtgtctgtgtgtatgtatgtgtttgtctgtgcgcctgtgtgtgtgtatgtatatgtgtgtgtgtgtgtgtttgtgtctgtgtgtgcaggtgttgtTGAAGGCCGAGCGGAGGAAAGGACGGCGAGGACAGATGGCCGTTGATGATGTCACCCTGAGACCGGGCGTGTGTCGATGACAGACTGAACTGAACATTGACAGTAATTCCACTTCTGAGATCTTTGTTGTTGTAATATTGTGAACATCGATGTATTTCATCATCTTCCAGATGTTTCCCACGTGTGTAAATATCTGTTCAAAGACCAGATGAGTCCTTTTTGTCACTTCAATCTGTTTAAGTACGTGCAGTTTTTATgtgattttgtatttgtttgtattatatatttttcataaacACTGACATGATAAAGTCGTCCATTaatttgtgacattttaaataaaacatctgccTCTTCCTTATTTGCCGTGTTTACTTGCAGGTTTTTAAAGTGTACTGACTCTGACGGCTGTCCGTCCCGCCCACactgtttgattgacaggtgacatcacttcctgttgaTGAAGCTATTTAAACATGTATATTCTAACAGTATTACAGTGATTATCCATTCATCAGTTAATtagtattattttttggggtattttaggcctttattatataggacagctgaagatgtgaaaggagagagagagagggggggggaggacatgcagcaaagggccgcaagtcAGAGTCGAACCCCCGGCCGCTGCTACAAGGACTGAGCCCCTGTACATGGGACGCACGCCCCACCAGGCGAGCCATCCAGGCTCccccatcattttttttttctgatgactttttgccctttttttaacgttttttgttgcttttttctacattaaaggagaactccggtcGATTTCGTACACGACACGTAgctctgtgtgtaaatgtggagagctgtcagcagcaacaaagacaaaaccaatcggtgctgcctacacctgctggcgttagcacccaacaggctgaaacagggcagatttaaacatgtttttagcctctaaacaggctctaaatgtcattaccagagctccccatgtgcagtgattccttctgagggaacacagggactCTGACTGCtggagatgtgacagaaagacataaacgttgttaatccagccagcacatagctctgtttatttcctgttttccagtcaagtccacactagtcgattgtcgaactcatacaatccaatattccagtcagagtccctgtgttccctcagaaggaatcactgcacatggggagctctggtaaagacatttagagcctgtttagaggctaaaacaggtttaaacctgccctgtttcagcctgttgggtgctaacgctagcaggaggctaACATTAGTTCTtctctactgacagctctccacatttacacaacagagctacgggggGGAATAGACCAGAAGTCTcctctgttgtgtgtctgtcaggtgtgtgtgtatgtgtgtgctgtatttgtgtgtctgtcaggtgtgtgtatgtgtgtgttacagcCCTGCTTGTTAACCTGTCTGTCCTTACAgagtaaccccccccccccgtctgaACACCAGCAGGTTGAACCATGCATCAGCTGATTTAaacagctcacgttactgtgttgtgtcGACAGTTAACTACTTCAGTTAATACTGGATGAggaggtttattttttttattttttttttgggggggggaggaggggggtgcCTATGACTCTTAGATGTGcttctgtctctgtccctgCTCGGCAGCTTTGATTCCCATTCCcagagtaaataaataaagatatgaaATGAAACGACGCGAGgccgccccctgctggaagaaAACAGGAGCGACATGAGGAACGACAATGATTTAAAGAGCGTTTTTCACAGATAAATATCaggcaaaaacacacaagatGAGACAAAAACAAGTAACGAACACGTATTAGTTACTGTATTAATGAATGAGGAGCGACTGGTAACTTAgggctttagtgcgtaactttttaatattaatgagcGTCCGTTACGTTCAACCCGATGTTAAATGAgtcgctacaaagctaattaagaccatcagctccacacagctctctctggatCTCTCAGTAGGACTATGTTCAGACGATCCAGTCTCACGGCACTTCATgaaatcagaaaagctttattgccaggtacgttttttacacatacaaggaatatgttttggtgttgtaggagcacgtcacacattctctaaaataagttaaacaggttaaacagaacaaacaatgtaagtatatatatatatatatatatatatatatatatatatatatatatatatatatatatatatatatatatagtagggctgtcaaacgattacatcgCTGAacgtctatagttaatcgcgattaatcgcatgttttatcacaattaacctattattttgcatttcagaactgtttttaagtccatattaacaatggaaataGGCCGGGGGCCAGGTCCACTCCTCAGGATGTTTTTTGCTACCTTTTTTTCCACTATTATTTCTTATTATCTTATACCTTGGGCCATCACAAGTTGATAACGACCACCCCCAACTCGGCCCCGTTTGGTCTCAGGGGCCAAAAAGCTTTTGGCGGAatgatccatccatcttcgtccgcttatccggggtcgggtcgcggggggagcagctccagcaggggaccccaaacttccctttcctggaCCACAtgaaccagctccgactgggggatcccgaggaaTGATGTAATTGTGAATATTAAAAAAGTACTGCAGCTACATACATGGTCATATAACCCTAAAATGTTGCATGGTGTATCCTGACACATAGGGGGAAACTAGCAGACAAATATTCTGGGGATTGCTGCCTTTTGCTGTCAAATATCACCCTCAACATACcccaaaagacaaaagaaatgtCTGTCCGCCTGACAAAGTGTCATCAAAAGTGATAATTTAAGCATGTTATTATACATATCAATGCCTCAAATGTACATGAAAAACTTCCCAAGTTTACAAGCTTCAATGTAAGTCCAAGATGGCCTTTCTATCTAGAGGATTACAGCTTTTATAATCATAGCTCTCCACTGTATCTTCAATGGGAGAAAACATAACTTTCAAGCATTACCATTCCATATGGGATTAAGGATATTTTTAGCATATGAACGATATTATTATCTAGATTATTTTtcgggcatttctgcctttaatgataggaaagcaatgaaagagggagagggggggcgaagacatgcaggaaatcgtcccaGGTCGGACACGAACCCCAGACCTTCTGCGTGGAGGCATGAACCTCTGCATacgtgcgcccgctctaccgactgagctaccCTGGCCACGTGAACAACCCCATATCGAAAATCATCATATCGAGAATctcgaaccccaaaaatctggattcggtgcatccctaatttctAGTAGAGATGAAAGTGAGAAGGTGTTCTCTGATTGACTATCTGTtagagtcgagctgagacgggccagTTCAGAGCGCTGCCAGTTTCCCCTGTGacgttttaaaatgaaaaatgaatcttTTGGTCTGAAGTTGATCTAGACTTTATCTTGAAGTCACTCAGCGTTGGAACAACACTCTAGTTTTCCCGCCCGGTGTAGGAACAGCAGCGGTAACACCAGACTGTTGGGCAGATTTAACCAGAGTGCGGACGACATCGCCACGCAGCCGTCAGCGTAGCTCAAAAGTGACGCAGCGTACAACGCAGAACCGCCGAGATACACCGCAAACATCAGCAACAGCACTCCCAGGATGGCCATGATGGTGCAGAAAGCCCTCTGCTTTGATTGGTCAACCCGCTCCCTGTCCCCGCCTACTTCCCCCGGCCCTGGACGAATCAGAACGCAGAGAACAGAAAGGCTGCAGAAAGAGACGACCGATAAGGAGAAAACCAAGAGGCTGAGAAATGGAACGACGGGTAACTCGGGCATATAAAGAGCTATCACACCGCTCCATCCAAAGCACAGCAGCCAGACACACCCGCAGCTCATGTTCCTGATCCTGACCCCCCCCGACTGTTTCAGCCCCAGGTAAGTGACGGGGTGAACGACAGCCAGGTAGCGCTCAACGCAGGTGAGAGTATGAAACAGAATCTGTCCGGGGAAAACGATGTGTAGCGCATAGAAACCCACGATTTTCATCTGTGGGAGATCTGAGTAAAACACGCAGCAGAAGAAACAGGAGCCCAACACACTGATCAGCTCCACGGCAGCCATGTGGAAGGTGAAGACGTCCGAGTGGCTCGTCGTGACGGAGGGATGCCGCCGCCGCCGTCGTCGTCGCTGCTGACCCACGTGGAGGACGAGGATGAAGAGAGGGACGAAGAGGAGGAATTTGGTGGCGGTAAAGGCAACGGAGATAAAGAACGTGATGGGAACGTCAAAGCAGTGGTACAAAAGGTCGAGGGTGGCGTTGGTGGAAGAGGAGTTGATGGACATGTCTGTTGTTAGGACGgcctgaggaagaggagcagagggagaggaaggatAAATATCAGAGTAATCAGTGATAAAAGTCACTAAGGGGGGTCTGAAAACTCGCTAAGTTGGTAGCACTGACCATAGCAAAGAACACAGTCAGAGAAATGGTACAGCCCAACGGGGAGGGAGGGTTTGAACATCGTATTTCATTAGTTTATTTCCTGAATTGGTAGTATGTGATGGTAATACTGCATTTGCATACATACCATTTTGGATAGGCTAATATTGtagtttattacatttttttcagtacCCCCTCCAACTATTATTTTTATCCCTTTTGGGAGGGTCCAAGTCTCATCTAGGGGGGTCGGACCCCCCCAATAGCCACAGTAATTTGAACAGTGAGTAATACAACAACTGTGGGGACGGACATTTGCTTTGCATtgtttcctaggatggcgaaggcatggtccgccctactctgcctcatGCTAGCAAtggagggttttcaccgacgtcacgttctgggcgggaACCTggaaaacaactgaatggagtaatggagtattgtgcactttggatactttaatactttatgtctaaacaacagaaaagctcatcaaaacgcatccaagatgcaaaggcatggaaggacttggacc
It contains:
- the LOC144513856 gene encoding uncharacterized protein LOC144513856, with amino-acid sequence MSINSSSTNATLDLLYHCFDVPITFFISVAFTATKFLLFVPLFILVLHVGQQRRRRRRRHPSVTTSHSDVFTFHMAAVELISVLGSCFFCCVFYSDLPQMKIVGFYALHIVFPGQILFHTLTCVERYLAVVHPVTYLGLKQSGGVRIRNMSCGCVWLLCFGWSGVIALYMPELPVVPFLSLLVFSLSVVSFCSLSVLCVLIRPGPGEVGGDRERVDQSKQRAFCTIMAILGVLLLMFAVYLGGSALYAASLLSYADGCVAMSSALWLNLPNSLVLPLLFLHRAGKLECCSNAE